One Candidatus Sulfurimonas baltica DNA segment encodes these proteins:
- a CDS encoding ROK family protein, which translates to MNLAIDVGGSNLRAQIWDGNIHIDSMSTKSKNIGVAAWIESILSKHKRITTIGIAYAGQVEDGSIISAPNLNIDKKDIKKFFESNYDVTLKIENDLTCAVMAEAKYHNSKNICALYLGTGLGLGVVESGKILRGSHNIAAELGHIPYKESPFKCGCGRSNCIELFASGIALRKWIQHYAINCEPKLSELKKISDNKIADIFEEALLYAVGTAITLFNPDVLVLGGGIVSANPYLLEMITENIDKHALPQALKDIEICTSNIDGAPLQGALLLKDYND; encoded by the coding sequence ATGAATTTAGCGATAGATGTTGGTGGCAGTAATCTTCGTGCCCAAATATGGGACGGAAATATACATATAGACTCTATGTCAACAAAGAGTAAAAACATCGGAGTTGCTGCTTGGATAGAGTCTATACTAAGCAAGCACAAGAGGATAACTACTATAGGTATTGCTTATGCAGGGCAGGTCGAAGATGGATCTATAATATCAGCACCAAATTTAAACATAGACAAAAAAGATATAAAAAAGTTTTTTGAGTCAAACTATGACGTTACTCTTAAGATAGAGAATGATTTAACATGTGCTGTAATGGCTGAAGCAAAGTATCATAATAGTAAAAATATTTGTGCGCTGTATCTTGGAACAGGACTTGGTCTTGGTGTTGTTGAATCTGGAAAAATTCTTAGAGGCTCTCACAACATTGCAGCAGAATTAGGACATATTCCATATAAAGAATCACCATTTAAATGTGGCTGTGGACGTTCTAACTGTATAGAACTTTTTGCTTCTGGAATTGCTTTGAGAAAGTGGATACAACATTATGCAATTAATTGCGAACCAAAATTAAGTGAGCTTAAAAAAATATCTGATAACAAAATTGCAGATATTTTTGAAGAGGCGTTACTTTATGCCGTAGGAACAGCGATAACTCTCTTTAACCCTGATGTTTTAGTATTGGGTGGTGGGATAGTATCGGCAAACCCATATCTCCTAGAGATGATAACTGAAAATATAGATAAACATGCTCTGCCTCAGGCACTCAAAGATATAGAGATTTGCACAAGTAACATAGATGGTGCACCGCTTCAAGGGGCACTTTTATTGAAGGATTATAATGATTAA
- the galT gene encoding galactose-1-phosphate uridylyltransferase, whose amino-acid sequence MSEIRLDRMHNQYVLIAPERLRRPDLLAPIKLKKLHQRCPFCEGNEALTPSELFAMRDNSPNSAGWKTRVIPNLYKAVQIELEDKSKRESMFESIPGVGAHEVLIDSPCHDCSIEGADPQSIENWLRSMIIRVEDLRKDKRLVHLSIFKNFGSMAGATQEHPHTQILALPIMPQNEIVFLERNMKYYSRHGRGMVEDILQNEISAKDRIVSEIGSFVAFCPYASSFPFEIMIAPKRNIACLEQCTRDEISDLSVIIKEVFQKLSSQLGSFNYNLYFRLAPLNSNFENESYMSYLNKNYRFTIRITPRIYRLGGFEIATGMAINPVSPEECVKLFNNQEYL is encoded by the coding sequence ATGTCTGAAATCCGTCTTGATCGAATGCATAATCAGTATGTGCTGATTGCGCCAGAACGACTCCGAAGGCCAGACTTACTTGCGCCCATAAAATTAAAAAAATTACATCAGCGTTGCCCTTTTTGTGAGGGGAATGAAGCATTGACTCCATCAGAGCTCTTTGCTATGCGTGATAATTCACCCAATTCAGCAGGTTGGAAAACTCGTGTAATTCCAAATTTGTATAAAGCGGTGCAAATAGAGCTAGAGGATAAATCTAAAAGAGAGAGTATGTTTGAGTCCATTCCCGGCGTTGGTGCTCATGAAGTATTGATTGACTCACCATGTCATGATTGTTCTATTGAAGGAGCTGATCCTCAAAGTATTGAGAATTGGCTAAGAAGCATGATAATTCGTGTAGAAGATTTAAGAAAAGATAAGAGATTAGTGCATCTGAGTATCTTTAAAAACTTTGGTTCAATGGCTGGTGCAACACAAGAACATCCACATACTCAAATATTAGCATTGCCGATTATGCCGCAAAACGAGATAGTGTTTTTGGAACGAAATATGAAATACTACAGCAGACATGGGCGGGGAATGGTGGAGGATATCTTGCAAAATGAGATATCTGCTAAAGATCGTATTGTATCAGAAATAGGTAGTTTCGTAGCTTTTTGTCCTTATGCCAGCAGTTTTCCTTTTGAGATTATGATTGCTCCAAAACGCAATATTGCTTGTCTTGAACAATGTACACGCGACGAGATTAGTGACTTGTCTGTGATAATTAAAGAGGTTTTTCAAAAACTTTCAAGCCAACTTGGTAGCTTTAATTATAACCTCTATTTTCGTTTAGCACCGCTGAACTCAAATTTTGAAAATGAGTCATATATGTCTTACTTGAATAAAAACTATCGCTTTACAATACGTATAACCCCACGTATCTACCGTCTTGGCGGTTTCGAAATTGCCACCGGTATGGCGATAAACCCTGTCTCTCCAGAAGAGTGTGTAAAGCTATTTAATAATCAAGAATATTTATGA
- a CDS encoding glycogen synthase — protein sequence MKILFAASEIFPFAKTGGLADVAQALPHSLSKHIDIVCVMPLYGFMEKSLLQKSELSFRVTIGDNTHFLTLYTSSYKGVKTYFIQTPLLSDTEDLYSSSSGSYANNNPNFGIFCAAIVKLAKELHVDIVHLNDWHTALAALWIKESAPEIKTVFTIHNLAYQGLFDASMLKYFGIDTKYFTIDGLEFYDKLSFIKAGIAYSDIITTVSPQYAKEIMSERFGCGLHTFLQTHKEKIFGILNGIDLELFNPQTDRALTATFSSTNINFKYLNKKGLLKELGIEASDRPLFIMISRLVHQKGFDLLLDSLSEILKRELNLVIMVDGQSSYRKKLESESKRHGNLSLQIGYSEDNSHRLYAAGDFLLMPSLYEPCGLSQMIAMRYGAVPVVHGVGGLLDTVHENQQKCGEGIVFLYPTEEALLDAVERALELGKNTKEMQRVISFNMECDFSFDKSALSYLEHYRELVA from the coding sequence ATGAAAATTCTTTTTGCCGCAAGTGAGATTTTCCCTTTTGCTAAAACTGGGGGTCTCGCAGATGTGGCTCAAGCACTACCACACTCACTAAGTAAACATATTGATATAGTTTGTGTTATGCCTCTGTATGGATTTATGGAGAAATCTTTATTGCAAAAAAGTGAACTTAGCTTTCGAGTAACAATAGGTGATAATACTCACTTTCTTACTCTTTATACAAGCAGTTACAAAGGTGTAAAAACGTACTTTATTCAAACTCCTTTGTTAAGCGATACCGAGGATTTATACAGCAGTAGTAGCGGTTCATATGCTAATAATAATCCGAATTTTGGAATCTTTTGTGCCGCTATTGTGAAGTTGGCAAAAGAGCTACATGTAGATATAGTACATCTTAATGATTGGCATACCGCACTTGCCGCTTTATGGATAAAAGAGTCCGCACCTGAGATTAAAACTGTTTTTACAATTCATAATCTTGCGTATCAGGGACTCTTTGATGCATCAATGCTTAAATATTTTGGAATAGACACTAAGTACTTTACTATTGATGGTCTTGAATTTTATGATAAGCTTAGTTTTATAAAAGCGGGTATAGCTTACAGCGATATTATTACAACTGTGAGCCCTCAGTATGCAAAAGAGATAATGAGCGAGAGATTTGGGTGTGGTCTTCACACTTTTTTACAGACTCATAAAGAGAAAATATTTGGCATTCTCAACGGTATAGACTTGGAGCTGTTTAATCCGCAAACAGATAGGGCACTTACAGCTACTTTTAGTTCAACAAACATAAACTTTAAATATCTCAATAAAAAGGGACTTTTAAAAGAGCTTGGTATTGAGGCTTCTGATAGGCCTCTATTTATTATGATTAGCAGATTAGTACATCAAAAGGGCTTTGACTTGTTACTTGATTCTCTTAGCGAGATATTAAAGAGAGAATTAAATTTGGTAATTATGGTTGATGGACAAAGCAGTTACAGAAAAAAGCTTGAGTCTGAGTCTAAGAGACATGGGAATTTATCTCTTCAAATCGGATATAGTGAAGATAATTCGCATCGTCTTTATGCGGCGGGTGATTTTTTGCTAATGCCATCACTTTATGAGCCTTGCGGATTGAGTCAGATGATAGCTATGCGTTACGGAGCTGTACCAGTAGTTCATGGAGTTGGCGGTCTTCTTGACACTGTACATGAGAATCAGCAAAAATGCGGAGAAGGGATTGTATTTTTATACCCAACAGAAGAAGCACTCCTTGATGCAGTTGAGAGGGCTTTAGAACTTGGTAAAAATACCAAAGAGATGCAAAGAGTTATAAGTTTTAATATGGAGTGTGACTTCTCATTTGATAAAAGTGCCCTCTCATATCTTGAACACTACAGGGAGCTAGTAGCATGA
- a CDS encoding alpha-amylase/4-alpha-glucanotransferase domain-containing protein — translation MKKVSLLFGIHMHQPVDNFGEAVDEAIELCYGPFFKTMVKYPDFKFAVHCSGWLLDQIRNKHPKIFSNMSKLTKKGSIEWVSAGYYEPVLSSIPSRDRQAQVNKLNSYIKEHFNATAEGLWLTERVWESSIVPDLNKVGIKYAIVDDYHFLSSGFSASKMDGYYMTEEGGYPLALFPISQSLRYALPFFSVERAIDAILECSKEEDSAAIIFDDAEKFGLWPKTHKWVYEEKWLKHFVEAVIAHENIETMHYSKYLAQNNSRGLAYLNDTSYFEMGEWSLSSDNTLALEELKEHVGSEYIEKMGVAFIKGGIWKNFFIKYHESNYLHKRMLSHSVHQESLKASSLESLYKMQTNDVFWHGVFGGIYLPNLRDNAYRHLLEIEREQAKNKISFERKDIDMDGYDELKVLSKSLSTVFSSRWGGQMIEFGSLDKLFNWQNTLMRRKEAYHAKILNPIQHKIVSSDQIRDGIETIHNSSEKIDESLKAELIYDWHPKHSFIDHFSTNPFELESFRKLSFCEVGDFANHSFEMDVKTNTFRRKGGIYLDKRYVSEVEKSYTFDDESVTLDFTCSSEYTQKLFYGMECNFHLAHPHHATLNGQKVQSGLSIDDIDTLTIVDTFTEKKITLTCSKKCNVHAYILNTVSQSESGFDTVAQQISLIFSVGFESNLNMQINLGVSNV, via the coding sequence ATGAAAAAAGTTTCTTTGTTATTTGGTATACATATGCATCAGCCGGTAGATAATTTTGGCGAGGCGGTTGATGAAGCTATAGAACTCTGCTATGGGCCATTTTTTAAAACTATGGTTAAATACCCTGATTTTAAATTTGCAGTACATTGTAGCGGCTGGTTGCTTGACCAGATTAGAAACAAGCATCCCAAAATTTTTAGCAATATGAGTAAATTGACTAAAAAAGGTTCAATAGAGTGGGTAAGTGCTGGTTATTATGAACCTGTTCTTAGTTCTATCCCATCACGTGATCGTCAAGCTCAGGTTAATAAGCTCAATAGTTATATTAAAGAGCATTTTAATGCTACGGCTGAGGGGTTGTGGCTTACTGAGAGAGTGTGGGAGTCATCAATCGTCCCAGACTTGAATAAAGTAGGGATAAAATACGCAATTGTTGATGATTATCACTTTTTAAGCAGTGGGTTTAGTGCATCAAAGATGGATGGATATTATATGACTGAAGAGGGTGGTTACCCTCTTGCACTTTTTCCAATTTCACAGTCACTGCGGTATGCACTTCCGTTTTTTAGCGTAGAGCGTGCTATTGATGCAATACTTGAGTGCTCTAAAGAAGAAGATTCTGCTGCTATTATATTTGATGATGCTGAGAAATTTGGACTATGGCCAAAGACTCATAAGTGGGTTTATGAGGAAAAATGGCTAAAGCATTTTGTAGAAGCCGTTATAGCACATGAAAATATAGAGACAATGCACTATAGTAAATATCTCGCACAGAACAATTCACGAGGTCTTGCATATCTTAATGATACCTCCTATTTTGAAATGGGAGAGTGGAGTTTAAGTAGTGATAACACCCTCGCACTAGAAGAGCTAAAAGAGCATGTAGGGAGTGAATATATAGAGAAGATGGGTGTCGCTTTTATTAAAGGTGGTATCTGGAAAAACTTTTTTATTAAATACCATGAGAGCAATTATCTTCATAAGCGAATGCTTTCTCACAGTGTTCATCAGGAGAGTCTTAAGGCCTCTTCATTGGAGAGCCTCTATAAAATGCAGACAAATGATGTCTTTTGGCATGGCGTATTTGGGGGCATTTACCTTCCAAATCTAAGAGATAATGCCTATCGTCACCTTTTGGAGATTGAACGTGAGCAGGCTAAAAACAAGATATCTTTCGAGCGCAAAGATATAGATATGGATGGATATGATGAGTTAAAAGTGTTGAGCAAATCATTATCAACAGTTTTTTCAAGTCGCTGGGGCGGACAGATGATTGAGTTTGGTTCACTTGATAAGCTCTTTAACTGGCAAAATACACTTATGCGCCGCAAAGAGGCATATCATGCAAAAATACTTAATCCGATACAGCATAAAATAGTAAGTAGTGACCAAATCAGAGATGGTATTGAGACAATACATAATAGTTCTGAGAAGATTGACGAGAGTTTAAAAGCTGAACTTATTTATGATTGGCACCCTAAACATTCATTTATAGACCATTTTTCAACTAACCCTTTTGAGTTGGAGAGCTTTAGAAAACTCTCATTTTGTGAAGTTGGTGATTTTGCAAACCACTCTTTTGAGATGGATGTCAAGACTAATACATTTAGACGAAAAGGTGGCATCTATCTAGATAAGCGTTATGTGAGTGAAGTTGAAAAAAGTTATACATTTGATGATGAAAGTGTCACATTGGACTTTACATGTAGCAGTGAATATACTCAAAAATTGTTCTACGGTATGGAGTGTAACTTTCATTTAGCTCATCCTCACCACGCAACATTAAATGGTCAAAAAGTTCAGAGTGGATTGAGTATAGATGATATTGATACACTTACAATTGTAGATACTTTTACAGAAAAGAAGATTACCCTTACATGTAGCAAAAAGTGCAATGTACATGCTTATATTTTAAATACTGTCTCGCAAAGTGAAAGTGGATTTGACACAGTCGCACAGCAGATATCTTTAATCTTTTCAGTAGGGTTTGAATCAAATTTAAACATGCAAATCAATCTTGGAGTATCTAATGTCTGA
- a CDS encoding sugar phosphate nucleotidyltransferase translates to MKAVVMAGGFGTRIQPLANSRPKPMLPIVNRPMMEHTMMMLKELGIEEFIVLLYFKPEIIQDYFKDGSEFGIKITYVIPDDDYGTAGAVKLAQKHIGDDNFIIISGDLVTDFDMQGFFDFHKNKKSKLSIGLTSVENPLQFGVVIANEDNEIEKFLEKPSWGEVFSDTINTGIYIIEPEILNYIPKGKNFDFGKDLFPLIMKEKIQLMGYNFEGYWRDVGNPESYRDVYSDILGNRVKFAIPGKKQLYTSGVLYSDKPYKLDKSIEIMGNVILGKNVKIEKGVKLNNAVIGDNVKIGSDSSIFNSVLWEDIVIEKNVRLNNSIICNDNVINKYVNVKAGLILAEGCEVGELTTFEQDVTIWPDKKIEPASIVSHNVVWGSRYKNSIFENGSVSGKSNVELSCEMATKLAEAFAAQLPIGSKVIIACDYDKSSRMLKRAFLSGLLSAGINVVDLRRTPPSVLRYTLVNDDKFIGGAYVEQCLVDATGSQITLFNEEALRIDSNSAKVIEKAFFIEKFRRVEHSKIGSIHETVNAREATLYKKALEDKFAGTINNANFSVAIDLMYGTTADVFPGIINNLGIKNIVLNAYYDEKRLFNIAALEKRSEDDISGIVKSLNYDMGIIIHPNEQQISIVTDKGQVLDKVNALLVVLHLMNMDKSKEIKKVFLPTWAPDIVKFDNLEIERGSYNNFKADKLKEYALVATIDGNFAFTEFSVTRDAMYASIKIMQLLNLHGATLSDLSSRIDSFDYRTLKIECTQALKGKMMRKFLEHAKDKQSSSIDGVKIWENNTDWILMIPDNYSDHLNIYIQAQNKVSGDAIYDNYSAKIEEWSAL, encoded by the coding sequence GTGAAAGCAGTAGTAATGGCAGGTGGGTTCGGTACACGGATTCAACCACTTGCAAACTCTAGACCAAAGCCGATGTTGCCAATCGTAAATCGTCCAATGATGGAACACACGATGATGATGCTAAAAGAACTTGGCATTGAAGAGTTTATAGTACTTTTATATTTTAAACCTGAAATAATTCAAGACTATTTTAAAGATGGCAGTGAATTTGGAATAAAAATCACATATGTAATACCAGATGATGATTATGGGACTGCAGGAGCGGTGAAATTAGCTCAGAAACATATAGGCGATGATAACTTTATTATAATTAGCGGTGATTTGGTAACTGACTTTGACATGCAAGGTTTTTTCGATTTTCATAAAAATAAAAAATCGAAACTCTCTATCGGTCTAACATCTGTAGAGAATCCGTTGCAGTTTGGTGTTGTAATTGCAAATGAAGATAATGAAATAGAAAAATTTCTTGAAAAGCCGAGTTGGGGTGAGGTTTTCAGTGATACTATAAACACCGGTATATATATAATTGAACCGGAGATTCTCAACTATATACCAAAGGGGAAGAACTTTGATTTTGGCAAAGACTTATTCCCTCTAATTATGAAAGAGAAGATCCAGTTAATGGGTTATAACTTTGAAGGATACTGGCGCGATGTTGGCAACCCTGAGAGTTATAGAGATGTATATTCGGACATTTTAGGAAATCGTGTTAAATTTGCAATTCCAGGAAAAAAACAGCTCTACACTAGTGGTGTATTGTACAGTGACAAACCGTATAAACTTGATAAAAGCATAGAGATTATGGGCAATGTTATACTTGGTAAAAATGTCAAGATTGAAAAAGGCGTTAAGCTTAATAATGCTGTTATAGGCGATAATGTAAAGATTGGAAGCGATAGTAGTATTTTTAATAGTGTTCTTTGGGAAGATATAGTCATAGAAAAAAATGTACGACTAAATAACTCTATCATATGTAACGACAATGTAATCAATAAATATGTTAATGTTAAAGCAGGCTTGATACTAGCTGAGGGTTGTGAGGTTGGTGAGCTTACTACTTTTGAGCAAGATGTTACAATCTGGCCTGATAAAAAAATTGAGCCAGCCTCTATTGTCAGTCATAATGTAGTGTGGGGAAGTCGCTATAAAAATTCAATTTTTGAAAATGGAAGCGTGTCCGGTAAAAGTAATGTTGAACTCTCGTGTGAGATGGCTACTAAATTAGCAGAAGCTTTTGCTGCTCAACTTCCAATTGGCTCAAAGGTGATTATCGCATGTGATTACGATAAAAGCTCACGAATGCTTAAAAGAGCATTTCTTAGTGGTCTTTTATCTGCGGGTATAAATGTTGTTGACCTTAGAAGAACTCCGCCATCAGTATTGCGCTACACCTTAGTAAATGATGATAAATTTATAGGCGGTGCTTATGTTGAACAGTGTCTAGTAGATGCAACCGGTTCACAGATTACACTATTTAATGAAGAGGCGCTTCGTATTGATTCTAACTCTGCAAAAGTGATTGAAAAAGCTTTTTTTATTGAAAAATTTCGTCGTGTTGAACATTCAAAAATAGGTTCTATACATGAGACAGTAAATGCCAGAGAGGCAACTCTTTATAAAAAGGCTCTTGAGGATAAATTTGCAGGCACAATCAATAATGCCAACTTCAGTGTTGCTATAGATCTAATGTATGGGACAACTGCTGATGTTTTCCCAGGCATTATTAATAACCTTGGTATAAAAAACATTGTTCTAAATGCCTATTATGATGAGAAAAGACTATTTAATATTGCAGCGCTTGAAAAACGCTCTGAAGATGATATTTCAGGGATAGTAAAAAGTTTAAATTACGATATGGGAATTATAATACATCCAAATGAGCAGCAAATCAGTATTGTGACAGACAAGGGCCAAGTGCTCGATAAAGTCAATGCTCTTCTTGTGGTATTGCATCTTATGAATATGGATAAATCTAAAGAGATAAAAAAAGTATTTTTACCAACCTGGGCTCCAGATATAGTTAAATTTGATAATTTAGAGATTGAGAGAGGAAGTTACAATAACTTTAAAGCTGATAAACTAAAAGAGTATGCTCTTGTTGCAACAATTGACGGTAACTTTGCTTTTACAGAGTTTAGTGTTACAAGAGATGCTATGTATGCAAGCATTAAAATAATGCAACTGTTAAACCTTCATGGTGCAACACTTTCTGATTTATCAAGCAGAATTGATTCTTTTGATTACCGAACGCTAAAAATAGAGTGTACTCAGGCACTTAAAGGTAAGATGATGAGAAAGTTCTTAGAGCATGCAAAAGATAAACAATCATCCTCTATTGACGGCGTTAAGATTTGGGAAAATAATACAGACTGGATATTAATGATTCCAGACAACTACAGTGATCATTTGAATATTTATATTCAAGCTCAAAACAAAGTATCCGGAGACGCAATATATGATAACTATAGTGCTAAAATAGAAGAATGGTCAGCATTATAA
- a CDS encoding 6-phosphofructokinase: MALAIMSSGGDAPGMNPAIKKFVDYSYKKGEISYLIYDGLEGLIDNKIKKATHKIVAGIIHNGGTIIRSSRSKRFFEHEYRQKAYDNLKAHNITGLVVLGGDGSFRAMEKFSSEFDLNFVGIPSTIDNDIYGTEYCLGVDTALNVIRDALDKIRDTATSFNRAFLVEVMGRDCGYLAIVSSMISGAEVCVIPEIPFEPKSLEKRLKKEVKEGRNYILAIVAEGTKKTSEVHSWLEESFGLETRVSILGHIQRGGNPTVYDRMMAFDFTIIAVDYLLSHSNSSKVVVYQKGEFKLIDIDVVVSNKYKMPQHYLDAINYLD; this comes from the coding sequence ATGGCTTTAGCAATTATGAGTTCAGGTGGAGATGCACCTGGAATGAACCCAGCAATTAAAAAATTTGTTGACTATTCCTATAAAAAAGGTGAAATATCTTATCTTATTTATGATGGTCTAGAAGGATTAATTGACAATAAGATTAAAAAAGCAACTCATAAAATTGTTGCCGGCATTATTCATAATGGGGGGACAATAATTCGTTCGTCACGCTCCAAGCGATTTTTTGAGCATGAGTACAGACAAAAAGCTTACGATAATCTAAAAGCCCATAATATTACAGGTTTAGTTGTTTTGGGTGGCGATGGCTCATTTAGGGCAATGGAGAAGTTTAGTTCAGAGTTTGATCTCAATTTTGTAGGTATCCCTTCAACAATTGATAATGACATATATGGAACAGAGTACTGCTTAGGTGTTGATACTGCACTTAATGTTATACGTGATGCTCTTGATAAAATACGTGATACAGCAACCTCTTTCAACCGTGCTTTTTTAGTCGAAGTTATGGGTCGTGATTGCGGTTATTTGGCAATAGTATCATCAATGATTAGCGGTGCAGAAGTGTGTGTAATTCCTGAAATACCGTTTGAGCCAAAATCGCTAGAGAAAAGACTTAAAAAAGAGGTCAAAGAGGGACGAAACTATATCCTTGCTATTGTCGCTGAAGGAACCAAAAAGACAAGCGAAGTTCATAGCTGGTTAGAGGAAAGTTTTGGTTTAGAGACACGAGTAAGTATCTTGGGACACATTCAGCGTGGAGGCAATCCAACGGTATATGACCGCATGATGGCATTTGATTTTACAATCATAGCTGTTGATTATCTTCTTTCACATAGTAATTCGAGTAAAGTTGTTGTTTATCAAAAAGGTGAGTTTAAACTCATTGATATTGATGTAGTAGTTTCCAACAAATACAAAATGCCACAGCACTACCTTGATGCTATAAATTATTTAGATTAA
- a CDS encoding glycoside hydrolase family 57 protein yields MNISFMWHMHQPDYRDGSGVMQMPWVFLHAIKDYYDMPWMLARHEGLKATFNITPPLIEQLKLYYEEPQKNDRFLNLWMQDLVLLNETDRNWMIKLCKSTPFETMVLALPSYAALHKKEHYNDNELFDMQVLFILSWCGIYLRSSNDLISRLIKKERHYNNEDKRALLHELSKFVSTIFDYYTKLYQDGRISISTTPLNHPILPLLMDMENAVKANHSTKIPKQHTSLEDDAVLQVTRAQALFLETFGFEAEGFWPAEGAVDEKSVALLKECGIKWIATDEAILFKSLGHADRSTLYSPYNYNELCIGFRDHGLSDHIGFTYRYWEANKAADHFISSLSSINKNSPDGTVFIILDGENAWEFFHNNAFDFFDALYTKINNTPWCKTLHMDDVAKLPTKPLNKLAPGSWIHGEFNTWVGHSEKTRGWELIYLTKRDFNHHKTTLDSETKDKITNHFLAAECSDWFWWYGDDHFTEFGTEFDMLFRSHLISIYDLMHIAPPSDLFETIIGDRSSQKFWLRPQSHISPTTNGLHDSFFEWIGCGVVDESKLFSTMDRVRGPVSKILYGQDETSVYFAFNADISQIHECDTIGIIIEPIEFNESVELHAFKSANYEEHFGNIKVEIAAKNMLEIRIDKSSIKTDQIQIRFELTKGGVIIQTLPGFGELEIDLATDYSENWFV; encoded by the coding sequence ATGAACATTAGTTTTATGTGGCACATGCATCAGCCGGACTACAGAGATGGATCAGGTGTTATGCAGATGCCATGGGTGTTTTTACACGCTATTAAAGACTACTATGATATGCCGTGGATGCTTGCAAGACATGAGGGGTTGAAAGCCACATTCAATATTACCCCTCCATTGATAGAACAGCTTAAGCTTTATTACGAAGAGCCACAGAAGAATGATCGTTTTTTAAATCTATGGATGCAAGATCTTGTTTTACTGAATGAAACTGATCGTAATTGGATGATAAAGTTATGTAAAAGTACTCCGTTTGAAACAATGGTTTTAGCATTGCCATCTTATGCAGCACTGCACAAAAAAGAGCACTATAATGATAATGAGCTTTTTGACATGCAGGTACTCTTTATACTATCATGGTGTGGAATATATCTGCGTTCAAGCAATGATCTAATTAGTAGATTGATTAAAAAAGAGCGTCATTATAACAATGAAGATAAAAGAGCGCTTCTGCATGAGTTATCTAAATTTGTATCAACCATCTTTGATTACTATACAAAACTCTATCAAGATGGACGAATCTCTATATCTACAACACCACTAAATCATCCTATCTTACCACTTCTTATGGATATGGAGAATGCTGTTAAAGCCAACCACTCAACTAAAATTCCAAAGCAACACACTTCTCTTGAAGATGATGCCGTTCTTCAAGTAACGCGTGCTCAAGCACTATTTCTAGAGACATTTGGTTTTGAGGCTGAAGGCTTTTGGCCGGCTGAGGGCGCAGTAGATGAAAAAAGTGTTGCTCTCTTAAAAGAGTGTGGCATTAAGTGGATTGCCACAGATGAAGCTATACTATTTAAATCACTAGGACATGCAGATAGAAGTACATTATATAGCCCATATAACTATAATGAGCTGTGTATAGGTTTTCGTGATCACGGCTTAAGCGATCATATAGGATTCACGTACCGATACTGGGAAGCTAATAAAGCAGCTGATCATTTTATCTCTTCTCTTTCTTCTATTAATAAAAACAGTCCCGATGGCACCGTTTTTATTATTTTAGATGGTGAAAATGCTTGGGAGTTTTTTCATAATAACGCATTTGACTTTTTTGATGCACTTTATACAAAAATTAATAATACTCCATGGTGTAAAACACTTCACATGGATGATGTTGCAAAACTTCCAACAAAACCTTTAAATAAATTAGCTCCAGGGAGCTGGATTCACGGTGAGTTTAATACCTGGGTTGGGCACAGTGAAAAAACACGTGGATGGGAACTCATTTATCTTACAAAACGAGATTTCAATCACCATAAAACAACACTCGACAGTGAGACAAAAGATAAGATAACCAATCACTTCTTAGCGGCTGAGTGTTCTGACTGGTTTTGGTGGTATGGCGATGACCACTTTACAGAGTTTGGAACTGAGTTTGATATGTTGTTTCGTTCACATCTAATCTCTATCTATGATCTTATGCATATTGCTCCACCATCAGACCTCTTTGAAACTATTATTGGTGATAGAAGTTCTCAGAAATTTTGGTTACGACCTCAATCACATATCTCACCTACAACCAATGGTCTGCACGACTCATTTTTTGAGTGGATAGGGTGTGGTGTTGTAGATGAGAGTAAGCTCTTCTCAACGATGGATAGAGTTCGCGGTCCTGTGAGCAAAATACTTTACGGACAAGATGAGACATCTGTCTATTTTGCCTTTAATGCTGACATTAGTCAAATACATGAGTGTGATACGATAGGAATTATTATTGAACCAATAGAGTTTAATGAGAGTGTTGAGCTTCATGCTTTTAAAAGTGCAAATTATGAAGAGCATTTTGGAAATATAAAGGTTGAGATTGCGGCTAAGAATATGTTGGAGATTCGCATAGATAAAAGCTCAATAAAGACTGATCAGATACAAATTCGTTTTGAACTAACCAAAGGGGGTGTCATTATACAGACACTTCCAGGTTTTGGTGAATTAGAGATTGATTTAGCAACTGATTATAGTGAAAACTGGTTTGTTTAG